CGATGAGATTCGGATTATAAGTCTCTTTCTTAGTTGTTTACTATTTTTGCAGCTCTTTGACAGAGTCAGATACTATCAAAGGCGGTTTGGGGTTCCATTAAACCGACCGGTTCGCATTCCATTTAACCGACCGGTTCAGCTCATTCTTTCCTTGGCGTTACTATTGTTTCTTCTATGTGAGTTCATCTTCTCTCTAGGGTTCTCATATTGTTTCATCAGAGTCTTTTAAGTTTTCTGTCTTTGTTCCTTCCCTTGCAGTACTCTTTCGAGTTTATTAATCTTGAGAACtgaaactctcaagaacacttgacaggtgaataatattttgaaaatctaaatcataaacttcAAGTTTTCTACAATAGATTTCAAGCgtggtgtattttttttttacagattcTTGCGTGTTGGTCACACAACTTTAGATGCTACATGATTCAACGTCCCTCAAGAAGGGCGAGAGATTAAAAAAGGCTTTGTCAAGAACCAAAGGAGAACAAGCCTGGTTATTTTTATCTCTCTCATAACCTCAGGGAACATATGATAGGAACCTGTAAAGACAGTTGTAGATCTATTTGTAAAACTTGAAGCTACGTTTCTAAAGAAAACCAATGCGTGTTGTGTTCAGCGATACATCTCCAGTGTTTGTTTGCCTCCTTCAGATTATTGGTTCGGAACAAACAATATCTGCCCCCTGTCCCCTTACTGCACAAGTGTCTTGTAGACGATCCTTTACTTCCATTCTTAGAACAATGTGATATCGCACACCCGGATAATTTCCCTTCTTACTAAGACCCAAAGGCGTAATAAGCAACTAAATGTTTAGGGGAGTTGAAAATAAGCGTAGATCGGGAGATTCCTGAATAGGTTATAAAGTTCTATTGCTAACAGTTTCACATACATGACATACTAATCTATCCATATCAGATGTGGAAACATCCTAGTTAAAAGAAACATTTACAATGCATGtcacttttcaaatttattattacATTGTGGGTCACTTTGTTTTCTTGGCACACTTATTTTAACTAAGCCCAATTGCATTCACTAATTCACTAACTTGTTTGTTTCTAGTTGATTTTAGATCCAATGGTTCAGATTCAAcatactttatttttaaaaaatagatttttttaattcaaatattcaTTAGATCTTCTTCCACCGCGAAAACCTTCTGTCCTTTTGGACCAAAAATCCTTCTTCTACCTCTCTCCTCTCTCGTATCTCACATTTTAGATATCAGTTTGAAAAAGTTTTAATTGGTGTGTGAGATAGCTTAATTGGATAGAAGAATCTTTTATCTCGCATAAATCCATAATCGGATGTCGCTGCTAACAGGGGAATCTCGTCGTCTCTGGTGAACCATTCCCAATGCGTTTCTAACAGAtgcaaagagaagatgaagaagagagtaATCTAGTCCATGCGGCGAATACCACAGTCACCGTCGGATAGCTTCACCGTCTTGGGTCGGTTCACTTCCAATTCATTTCTTGTGCGAGTTGAGACGACGAAGCTCAGAGAAGACATATGATGGAGCATGTTGGTGAgactaataaattattattgttataataACCGCAGACTCATTTTCTGTGTTAGGATATAGTGTTGAGATTCActtgaatattattttgttgtgtTCTCCACCATAGAGTAATAAATGTTCGTATTTGCTTTTGCTAAAAGTAGTTACATGATTACATCTGTTGTTATTTAGCCGATGAATTGCTAAAGGTTtctatttggttttatttttctaaaattgttAAGATTTTCTCACTTGGTAACTGCTTGATGATTAAAGGTCGTATTCATTTGTCTGCATATACCAAATTTGAACCACTGTCTATCTATGGTTTGCAGTGTACAAGTAGATGAGTTTGGGTTGATAAGTTTTAAGCCATGGATGCAAACTCCACTGTGGTTTGCAGTGTACAAGTGGGCATCAATTACATGTTGTACACGTGGATATAGTCATCTAACTATACATGTGGATAGTACAATATGTGTACACCACATAATACAATATGTGTACACTTTGAAAACTTTTACATGTTCATGTGCTCTAAAAATTTGAACCACGATCAATCTAGATATTCATGTACACCAAAACATATATGTACATGAGATCCTCAGCCAATTTGCAACATAGCTACAAAGTTCCAAAGAGTATAAGATCATAATATGCACATTTCTTGAAATAGATATACCACAAAAACACACTTTTTGACTGataatatagtatattttttggaataactcgttttttgtttaatgttgcAAAAGCTCGTATGTATTGAGCATGCCATTAGGGAATGTGATTTGATATTGTCTAAGCTTCCATGTGATCCTTCCTGTTTTATGCTTTTTTCTCTCGTGTTTCAGTTTACATGTACAACCTTAGACAATATCCATATGTACACCAATGTTTATATACACAAATCTCATTCtatttaaaaactgaaaaattaacATTCTAAATCCACAGTGGAGTAACTTATTATCACAGTGGAATCCAACAAACGTTTTTGGTTTCTCAGGTGAGATGACTCCTGCAAGTTGATTCATTGAATTGCGAAATTGATCAAGAAATAGTCACCCTTGTTCTGTGAAGCACATGAAGCCTAAAGCTTTTCTCAATTTTATAGCGATCACCTGTCTTGTATAAAGATTGAAGCTTTTTTTGTGTTGTGGATGTGGTTTAGTGATTTTTGGTTGTCTAAAGTATGAGGCTTTggtgatatatataataaaaaaaaaaactttttttctaaCCATGGACACTCTGTTCTGATCATGGGTACTCTTCCATGATTTCATGTTTCACAAAAGAAGTTGCTTATGTTTGCTTTGTCGGTCATGTCACTTTGTCAAAATAAATGTATAAGGATAAATGGCGTGAGAGGATAAATTATCGTTTGGTTGTGGTTGTTCTTGCTATGGAGGCGGTGGCGGAAAAAGCCCAAAAAGATTGAATGACATTATCGGAAGAAATGAAAGGTTGAGTTAGGCCATGATTATCGCTAAACtgttttttgggtttcttaaatttttttttttttttggtttctctgattaaaaaaaaattaaaaaaaaaaatcaaccgcGGACCGTCATGTGTCAGTGGGGCCCGCAAACAGTGCAAGAAACAGCAGATAGTCGATCCTTCTTTGGCGACTTTTGTGACCGATTTTAGTTGTTTTGTGGGGCTCTCAgcatgactttttttttaacaaatccACTTAAGGATCTTCGATATTTATGCTCTTAGATGGTGGTTGTAAAAGGGAAGAAAAAcattgagagagagaaagagaaatatCTAAACAATTgaataaaataatcatttagTTAACAAGTTTCAAATCTCCTAACAAGCTtaacaagaaagaaaatgagGAATTACCTTAATACCCCACCTTTGGTTTTGCTTTTGGGAGGACAAACAGGTCTTCTTCAACCACATTGTCATCGTGGTCTTCTGCAGTGTATTTCTGTTAATAACTCTAGTTAAAAACATATCTACTAACAATGATGGTTATTGATGGGCCGTAATAATCAAGTAATGGGCCTTTGGAGAAATATCACGAGGCGCACACTGTTGCTGTTTTAGCAAAGAATCTTAAAAtccccgaaaccaaaaaccctaTAAGCAGAGATCGAAGCCGAAGGAAGGCGATCCCAATCCTCCTCGATTCATCTCTTCGCTCCCCAAAACCAATGGCTGTAAGTTTCCATACTCTTTAATTCGAGCTTCCATTCCTAAATTGATTTCTTCGTTGAGCTCCAAGGTTAGAATCGTACTTGTTAAAATAGCATTAGGGTTTTTGCAAAAGCTCCGAACTGTTGGTGTTTCTGAGCTCTTCCGCCTCGAGATTTCTCTGCCTTTCCTTCTCGGTTTAGCTAGGGTTTATCATGACCTGTTGAAGTGTGTTATTGAGGTGTTTGGTGAAAATTGTTGCAGACCATACCGGTTAACCCCAAGCCGTTCTTGAACAATTTGACCGGGAAGACGGTTATCGTTAAGCTCAAGTGGGGAATGGAATACAAAggtattatcttttttttttttttttaatccattaTGAGTTGATATAATAACCAAAGCTTGTGTCTTTAATGTTCTTTACATGAATCTTATCTCTTAATCACAGGTTTCCTCGCCTCTGTTGACTCCTACATGAACTTGCAGGTACTCTCTTTGTTCCGTTCTAATAAAGCTCTAAACTTTAGTCAttgaactttttaaaaacaaagattGATGTTATATTGTCGACACCCCCAAACCAAAATCTGCTTAcaagttttagaaaaataaagatcgatgatattttcattttttatcactgagatttggttattgttttgcAGCTGGGAAACACCGAGGAGTATATTGATGGACAGTTGACAGGAAACCTTGGAGAGATCTTGATCAGGTA
The window above is part of the Brassica napus cultivar Da-Ae chromosome C3, Da-Ae, whole genome shotgun sequence genome. Proteins encoded here:
- the LOC106390055 gene encoding probable small nuclear ribonucleoprotein F, which encodes MATIPVNPKPFLNNLTGKTVIVKLKWGMEYKGFLASVDSYMNLQLGNTEEYIDGQLTGNLGEILIRCNNVLYVRGVPEDEELGDAEQD